A genomic stretch from Candidatus Nitrotoga arctica includes:
- a CDS encoding efflux RND transporter permease subunit yields MLEKLITFALQQRMFVLAGTCVLMIAGWQAIENLPIEAFPDVQDVQVQIVTQALGQAPEEVERSITLPIEREMSGVPRMTQLRSVSITGLSVITLTFSDRTDDYFARHQVLEKLQNISLPPGVQPSLAPLTNAVGEVYRYVLEVPKDMSPNEVRALQDWVLRPALRQVPGVADVVSFGGTVKEYQVHINPFLLRKFNVTLDQVAQALSINSNNGGGGVLKRGDEALVVRSIGLFKTTGDIARVVIMAKDGKTVLVSDVGEVAIGERPRSGIVAFNDYDNVVQGIVQMTKGQNATRIVEALKIRIAQLTPKLPPGVKIVPYYDRTDLVRHAVRTVSENLIVGAILVIAILILFLRNWYAALAVAVIIPLAMLFAFILLDHGGVSANLISLGAVDFGIIIDSAVVLIEALMVKLALAKADALPQHQTYGWRLHLIKQTSIEMGHPILFSKAIIILAFLPIFTFQRVEGKIFTPVALTLTFALIGAILLTLTLLPTLLSYAVKNKDLAEKHSDWMHKLQEHYRNLLLWAGNRRKSIVAASTIVLAITLMAVPFLGSEFLPKLDEGNIWLTISLPPATALDKTKDVERQVRAILNSYPEVNNVTTQVGRPDDGTDPKGPNNLEIMADLNPHDTWHFVDKEALIADMTKKIRAIPGVPTNFSQVIQDNVEEALSGVKGEISVKIFGSDLEILEDKSEQVAHILNGIRGAADVAAIKVGGQTELNITLDRNRMARYGINVNDVNNTIKIAMAGSTVNIFYEESRRFDVTLRLDKPYRDAVDDLADLPITLPAGGTLPLGSIAEIAVRQGAARVGREAGGRLVAVKANLLGRDQGSFVDEAMAKVNAQVKLPPGYSMTWGGQFENQQRAIKRLKIIVPLSILMIFILLFWAFRSMRKALLVILMVPFTLIGGIAGLGFAGLHLSVSAAVGFIAVAGISVQNGVIMVEQFMEGLRNGKEIYESVLEGAVARLRPILMTALMAGIGLLPAALSHGIGSETQRPFAVVIVGGIVSATLFTLLLLPLLFSVFAEETNSSQKTPGS; encoded by the coding sequence AGCTCCCGAGGAGGTAGAGCGCAGCATAACGTTACCGATTGAGCGCGAAATGAGCGGCGTTCCACGCATGACACAATTGCGTTCTGTATCTATTACTGGCTTGTCAGTAATTACTCTTACCTTCTCCGACCGCACCGACGATTATTTTGCACGTCACCAAGTGCTGGAAAAACTACAGAACATCAGCTTGCCTCCTGGCGTACAGCCTAGTCTGGCACCCCTAACGAACGCGGTAGGTGAAGTGTATCGTTATGTGCTGGAAGTACCTAAAGACATGTCACCCAACGAAGTGCGCGCACTACAGGACTGGGTGTTACGCCCCGCGTTACGTCAAGTTCCAGGTGTAGCAGATGTAGTCAGTTTCGGCGGCACGGTGAAAGAATATCAAGTTCATATCAATCCTTTTCTTTTACGCAAATTCAATGTAACGCTCGATCAGGTAGCACAAGCCCTTAGTATCAATAGTAATAATGGTGGTGGCGGTGTGCTGAAGCGAGGTGATGAGGCATTGGTGGTGCGCAGCATCGGGTTATTTAAAACCACAGGTGACATTGCGCGTGTGGTGATTATGGCCAAGGATGGCAAGACCGTGCTGGTTAGTGATGTCGGTGAGGTAGCCATTGGTGAACGGCCGCGCTCCGGTATTGTGGCCTTCAATGATTATGACAACGTAGTACAAGGTATCGTGCAGATGACCAAAGGGCAAAATGCCACCAGGATCGTAGAAGCCCTCAAAATTCGTATTGCACAACTTACACCAAAATTGCCACCCGGAGTGAAAATCGTCCCTTACTATGACAGAACTGACTTGGTTCGCCACGCAGTTCGTACTGTGAGCGAAAATCTGATTGTTGGCGCGATATTAGTTATAGCCATCCTGATATTATTTCTGCGCAACTGGTATGCGGCACTTGCCGTAGCGGTGATTATTCCGCTGGCAATGTTGTTTGCATTTATCCTGCTTGATCATGGAGGCGTGTCAGCCAACTTGATTTCGCTCGGTGCAGTGGATTTCGGAATCATAATTGATAGTGCAGTTGTTTTGATCGAAGCGCTGATGGTCAAGCTCGCTCTAGCCAAGGCGGATGCATTGCCGCAGCATCAAACTTATGGCTGGCGTTTACATCTCATAAAGCAAACCAGCATTGAGATGGGGCATCCCATCTTGTTCTCCAAGGCAATAATTATATTGGCTTTTTTGCCGATATTCACCTTTCAGCGCGTAGAAGGAAAGATTTTCACGCCCGTTGCTCTTACCCTGACGTTCGCTCTTATAGGTGCAATTTTGTTGACCCTGACATTATTGCCTACGTTATTGAGCTATGCGGTGAAAAATAAAGATCTTGCCGAAAAGCACAGTGACTGGATGCACAAACTGCAAGAGCACTATCGAAATTTGCTGCTGTGGGCAGGTAATCGTCGTAAAAGTATCGTAGCAGCTTCTACCATCGTGCTTGCTATCACACTCATGGCAGTCCCCTTTCTTGGTAGCGAATTTCTACCCAAGCTGGACGAAGGCAACATCTGGCTGACTATCAGCCTGCCGCCCGCAACCGCATTAGATAAAACCAAGGATGTTGAACGTCAGGTGCGCGCTATCCTGAATTCCTATCCTGAGGTAAATAATGTCACCACTCAAGTGGGTCGTCCCGATGATGGTACTGATCCGAAGGGGCCGAACAACCTCGAAATTATGGCCGATCTCAACCCGCATGACACATGGCATTTTGTCGACAAAGAAGCATTAATTGCGGACATGACCAAAAAAATTCGCGCTATTCCCGGCGTCCCGACGAACTTTTCGCAAGTCATCCAAGATAATGTGGAGGAAGCGCTATCTGGCGTAAAGGGCGAAATCTCGGTTAAGATTTTTGGTTCTGATTTAGAAATTCTTGAAGATAAATCGGAACAAGTCGCCCATATCCTTAATGGCATTCGTGGAGCGGCTGACGTAGCCGCAATTAAAGTTGGCGGGCAAACCGAATTGAATATTACGCTCGATCGCAATCGGATGGCGCGTTATGGCATCAATGTCAATGATGTGAATAACACCATAAAAATTGCTATGGCAGGTAGCACAGTCAACATTTTTTACGAAGAAAGTCGGCGTTTCGATGTGACACTGCGCCTGGATAAGCCATACCGGGACGCAGTAGATGACCTTGCCGATTTACCGATAACATTACCTGCTGGAGGAACTTTACCCTTGGGTTCAATTGCTGAAATTGCAGTGCGGCAGGGAGCAGCTCGGGTCGGGCGTGAAGCAGGTGGGCGATTAGTCGCAGTAAAAGCCAATTTGCTCGGACGCGACCAAGGCAGCTTTGTTGATGAAGCGATGGCAAAAGTGAATGCACAGGTGAAGCTTCCGCCGGGCTACAGCATGACTTGGGGTGGACAATTTGAAAATCAGCAACGTGCAATCAAACGTCTCAAAATCATTGTACCGTTGTCAATACTGATGATTTTTATATTGTTGTTCTGGGCATTTCGCTCCATGCGTAAAGCACTTTTGGTAATCTTGATGGTGCCTTTCACGTTGATCGGAGGGATTGCCGGACTTGGATTCGCGGGGCTACATCTGTCCGTTTCGGCCGCCGTCGGATTCATTGCCGTGGCAGGTATCTCAGTTCAAAACGGTGTGATCATGGTAGAGCAATTCATGGAAGGTTTACGTAATGGTAAAGAGATATATGAGAGCGTACTGGAAGGTGCGGTGGCACGCCTACGTCCTATCTTGATGACCGCGCTGATGGCCGGTATCGGTCTGTTACCGGCTGCGCTCTCTCATGGTATAGGCTCGGAAACCCAGCGTCCTTTTGCTGTGGTTATCGTCGGCGGAATTGTTTCCGCTACTCTATTCACTTTGTTATTGCTGCCCTTGTTGTTTTCCGTCTTTGCTGAAGAAACCAATTCTTCTCAAAAAACCCCTGGTTCTTAG
- the htpX gene encoding protease HtpX: protein MKRIFLFILTNLAVLFVISITLRLLGIDKILNDSGGINFNALLVMSAVMGFAGSIISLFLSKWSAKRMVGAQVISNPIDPTERWLMETVRKQAQAAGIGMPEVAVYEAPDVNAFATGWNRNNALVAVSTGLLHNMSRDEAEAVLAHEISHVANGDMITLALIQGVVNTFVIFFSRIIGHLVDRLVFKTEREYGPAYWVTNIIAQMVLGILASIIVMWFSRQREFRADAGGANLAGRNKMIAALEKLKINHEQATLPEQMAAFGIAGGGGLAKLFSTHPSLDERIEALHAGR, encoded by the coding sequence ATGAAACGAATTTTTCTGTTTATTCTGACCAATTTGGCTGTACTTTTTGTCATCAGTATTACCTTACGCTTGCTGGGTATTGACAAAATATTGAATGATAGTGGCGGCATCAATTTCAATGCTCTCTTGGTCATGTCGGCGGTGATGGGTTTTGCTGGCTCGATAATCTCGCTGTTCTTGTCCAAATGGTCGGCCAAGCGGATGGTTGGAGCACAGGTCATTTCTAACCCGATTGATCCTACTGAGCGCTGGCTGATGGAAACCGTGCGCAAGCAGGCGCAAGCTGCGGGAATCGGCATGCCTGAAGTAGCTGTCTATGAAGCACCAGACGTAAATGCTTTTGCTACCGGCTGGAACCGCAACAATGCGCTAGTGGCGGTAAGTACCGGCTTGCTGCATAACATGAGCCGGGATGAGGCGGAAGCTGTGCTAGCGCACGAGATCAGCCACGTTGCCAACGGCGACATGATAACGCTTGCGCTTATACAAGGAGTAGTCAACACTTTTGTAATCTTTTTCTCCAGAATCATTGGCCATTTAGTGGATCGTTTGGTGTTCAAGACTGAACGTGAATATGGCCCAGCTTACTGGGTTACTAACATCATCGCACAAATGGTGCTGGGCATCCTGGCCAGCATTATCGTTATGTGGTTTTCGCGCCAGCGCGAATTTCGCGCCGATGCAGGAGGGGCAAATCTGGCAGGACGTAATAAGATGATCGCTGCATTGGAGAAGCTGAAAATTAATCACGAACAGGCTACTCTGCCCGAGCAGATGGCAGCATTTGGTATTGCGGGTGGGGGTGGTTTAGCTAAATTATTTAGTACCCATCCATCTCTCGATGAGCGCATAGAGGCATTAC